The Primulina eburnea isolate SZY01 chromosome 6, ASM2296580v1, whole genome shotgun sequence genome contains a region encoding:
- the LOC140835531 gene encoding protein FAR1-RELATED SEQUENCE 5-like, producing METSSNQSLAVAKGIGGACSAASDNTLYNVEEVGVSNLESVIHRDVEVLSTNSIVDQLESKLFVGEVVKSVEDAYILYCNYGHAKGFSVKKGDQRYFPGTNELQAKEFECSCEGSKDEKRSNAQIPVYLKPTSRSKCKAKLRITRQRGGEWTVGRFVMEHNHEMLAVDQRHLLRSSRNISYAQKSILESMVNSGITVSNAVSYMINEAQGPQNLSFIRKDAYDHLGRIKKQTKVENGDASALLHHFINKSNKESNFYWNVQLDDDNRVMNFFLRDSRCEVDYEFFGDILSVDTTYRTNRYNLICAPFVGINQHRQNVLFGLAFMSDETESSFEWLFKTFLDSMNGKQPETIFTDQCQAMMNAIETIFPHSHHRLCQWHINQNAPSHFGSLNGDSSFKRLWNKCMTHCESEEEFESTWSTMIDKYDLSGHKWLNGMYTLRYKWATAFSNHKFSAGLLATSRSEVTNAVLKRSSNSAISLYDFVVNYEKIHCRNSAISL from the exons ATGGAAACAAGTAGCAACCAGAGCTTGGCTGTGGCGAAGGGGATCGGTGGCGCGTGTTCTGCTGCTTCTGACAATACGCTTT ATAATGTTGAAGAGGTTGGAGTTTCAAATTTGGAATCTGTAATACATAGAGATGTTGAGGTACTATCTACAAATTCTATTGTAGATCAATTGGAGAGTAAACTATTTGTTGGTGAAGTGGTGAAAAGTGTGGAAGATGCTTATATACTATATTGTAATTATGGTCATGCAAAAGGTTTTAGTGTTAAAAAAGGTGATCAACGCTACTTTCCTGGCACTAACGAACTTCAAGCTAAAGAGTTTGAATGTTCTTGTGAGGGTAGTAAAGATGAAAAACGTTCTAATGCGCAAATACCTGTTTACTTGAAGCCGACAAGTAGAAGTAAATGTAAAGCGAAGCTCAGAATAACTAGGCAACGTGGTGGAGAATGGACGGTCGGTAGATTTGTCATGGAACATAATCATGAAATGCTTGCGGTTGATCAAAGACATTTGTTGAGATCATCACGCAATATTTCATATGCTCAAAAATCTATTTTGGAGTCCATGGTAAATTCTGGGATAACAGTGTCTAATGCTGTCTCTTATATGATAAATGAAGCACAAGGACCACAGAATTTGAGCTTTATTCGAAAAGATGCATATGATCATCTTGGTCGCATAAAAAAACAAACGAAAGTTGAGAACGGAGATGCTTCTGCATTACTTCATCATTTCATAAACAAGTCAAATAAAGAGTCAAATTTTTATTGGAATGTGCAATTAGATGATGACAATAGAGTCATGAACTTCTTCCTTAGGGATTCCAGATGTGAAGTTGATTATGAGTTTTTTGGTGATATATTATCAGTTGACACGACTTATCGCACAAATCGGTACAATTTGATATGTGCTCCTTTCGTTGGAATTAATCAGCACAGACAAAATGTTCTGTTTGGCTTGGCATTTATGTCAGATGAAACCGAGAGTTCATTTGAATGGTTGTTCAAAACTTTTCTTGATTCTATGAATGGGAAACAACCTGAAACAATTTTTACAGATCAATGCCAAGCAATGATGAATGCAATTGAAACAATTTTTCCACATTCACACCATCGGTTATGTCAATGGCACATAAACCAAAATGCTCCATCACACTTTGGTAGTTTGAATGGTGATTCTAGTTTTAAAAGATTGTGGAATAAATGCATGACTCATTGTGAATCTGAAGAAGAATTTGAATCCACATGGAGTACTATGATTGATAAATACGATCTGAGTGGCCACAAATGGTTAAATGGTATGTACACATTGAGATACAAATGGGCTACTGCGTTTAGCAATCACAAGTTTAGTGCCGGGCTATTGGCAACTTCTAGAAGCGAGGTGACAAATGCTGTGTTGAAGAGATCAAGTAACAGTGCAATTTCATTGTATGATTTTGTGGTTAATTACGAAAAAATCCATTGTCGTAACAGTGCAATTTCATTGTGA
- the LOC140834896 gene encoding metal tolerance protein C4: protein MRRSRILSRLRLGQFRHQHSLSSCSVSQIITTEENPVLPENQSVHLQNNFVTDFPAQRQRFAPFGIFFRSNLSSILHSADLILPCRSYHQRHVTRSFLTRAKKIEPIEVDGHSQRAVTTALWCNFLVFSLKFGVWLSTSSHVMLAEVVHSAADFANQALLAYGLSSSRRAPDALHPYGYSKERFVWSLISAVGIFCLGSGATIIHGIQNLWTSLPPEHIEYAALVIGGSFIIEGASLVVAIHAVRKGAAAEGMKVRDYIWRGHDPTAVAVMTEDGAAVTGLAIAAASLVAVNATGNAIYDPIGSIIVGNLLGMVAIFLIQRNRHALIGRAIDNKDMERVLHFLQNDPVVDSVYDCKSEVIGPGFFRFKAEIDFNGVVLVQNYLKRTGREEWAKQFREAAKQGDDSALLKIMSNYGEEVVTALGSEVDRLEKEIQEIVPGIRHVDIEAHNPIL, encoded by the exons ATGCGACGCTCTCGTATTCTGTCTCGCCTTCGTCTTGGCCAATTTCGTCACCAGCACAGCTTGTCGAGCTGCTCCGTCTCCCAAATTATTACCACCGAGGAGAATCCGGTTTTACCGGAGAACCAATCAGTCCATCTTCAAAACAATTTTGTTACCGATTTTCCTGCACAAAGGCAGAGATTTGCGCCATTTGGGATATTTTTTAGGTCGAATTTATCGTCTATCCTGCATTCAGCTGACTTGATTTTACCTTGTCGTAGTTACCACCAGCGTCATGTCACACGAA GTTTTCTCACTAGAGCTAAAAAAATCGAGCCTATCGAGGTGGATGGTCACAG CCAGCGAGCAGTGACAACAGCATTATGGTGCAACTTTCTTgtgttttctctcaaatttgGTGTCTGGTTATCAACTTCAAGTCACGTTATGTTGGCTGAAGTCGTGCATTCTGCTGCAGATTTTGCAAATCAG GCTCTTCTCGCATATGGTTTGAGTAGTTCACGACGTGCCCCCGATGCTTTGCATCC ATACGGCTATTCCAAAGAAAGATTTGTTTGGTCTTTGATATCTGCTGTCGGTATATTCTGTCTTGGCTCTGGGGCAACAATTATTCATGGCATTCAAAACTTGTGGACTTCTCTG CCTCCTGAACATATAGAGTATGCTGCTTTAGTGATTGGCGGGTCATTCATCATAGAAG GTGCTTCTCTTGTTGTGGCCATCCATGCTGTTAGAAAAGGTGCTGCTGCAGAAGGAATGAAAGTGAGAGATTACATCTGGCGAGGTCATGATCCAACGGCTGTTGCTGTCATGACAGAG GATGGTGCCGCCGTTACTGGACTGGCCATTGCTGCTGCATCACTGGTGGCTGTTAATGCCACTGGAAATGCAATTTATGATCCCATAGGTTCAATTATAGTGGGCAACCTTTTGGGCATG GTCGCAATATTTCTGATTCAGAGGAATCGTCATGCTTTGATTGGTAGAGCGATTGATAACAAGGATATGGAGCGAGTTCTTCACTTTCTCCAAAATGACCCA GTTGTCGATTCTGTTTATGATTGCAAAAGCGAGGTGATCGGGCCCGGGTTTTTCAGATTCAAGGCCGAAATAG ACTTCAATGGAGTAGTGCTGGTGCAAAACTATCTAAAAAGAACTGGGCGTGAAGAGTGGGCTAAACAG TTTCGAGAGGCTGCCAAGCAAGGAGATGATTCTGCATTGCTCAAGATCATGTCAAACTATG GTGAGGAGGTTGTCACAGCTCTTGGGAGTGAAGTAGATCGACTGGAAAAAGAAATCCAGGAAATAGTTCCTGGTATTAGGCATGTAGATATTGAAGCGCACAATCCAATCCTATAA
- the LOC140833587 gene encoding (R)-mandelonitrile lyase-like: MVEIPYFFWPPFFVFLMFNTLIFLPRLYSQQSPAYMEFVSNATEFPSEDYYDYIIVGGGTAGCPLAATLSEHYRVLVLERGGVPHGQPNLMTQNGFLQTLMEVDAYDSPAQAFTSEDGVPNARGRVLGGSSAINAGFYSRADQDFYKRSGINWDLRVINQSYDWVEKIIVFRPELKNWQSAVRDGMLEAGIDPYNDFRLDHVLGTKIGGSTFDSFGTRHSSADLLNYANPSNIKVVVHASVERVLLAYSSSYSNAKQSAIGVVFRDQMGRYHHAMVVNGGEVLLCAGALGSPQLLLLSGVGPRPYLASWGIPIAHHSPYVGQFLYDNPRNGISIVPPNPLDHSLIQVVGVTNLGAYLEAASNIIPFSSPARPVFIRNPGTSVYLTVATLMEKIIGPLSAGSLTLSSTDVRVNPTVRFNYFNNPGDLERCVNGTRKIGDILRSRALDDFKFHEWFGTREFRYVGPELPVDQSNDGEMREFCRRTVSTIWHYHGGCLVGKVIDKNLKVIGIDGLRVVDGSIFNVSPGTNPQATLLMMGRHVGLKLLRERMR, translated from the exons ATGGTggaaataccatattttttttgGCCCCCATTTTTCGTTTTCTTGATGTTCAACACTCTCATTTTCCTCCCCAGATTATACTCTCAACAAA GTCCAGCTTATATGGAGTTCGTGTCAAATGCCACAGAGTTTCCCTCAGAGGATTATTATGATTACATCATAGTCGGAGGTGGCACTGCAGGCTGTCCATTGGCTGCTACCCTATCTGAACATTACCGGGTTCTTGTTCTTGAGAGAGGGGGTGTTCCCCATGGGCAGCCGAATTTAATGACTCAAAACGGATTTCTCCAAACCCTAATGGAAGTTGATGCCTATGATTCCCCTGCTCAAGCCTTTACATCCGAAGATGGAGTCCCCAATGCCCGAGGTCGGGTTCTTGGGGGTAGTAGTGCGATAAATGCTGGTTTCTATAGCAGAGCGGATCAAGATTTTTACAAAAGATCAGGGATTAATTGGGATCTCAGGGTGATTAATCAGTCATATGACTGGGTTGAGAAGATTATCGTTTTCAGGCCTGAGCTCAAGAACTGGCAATCTGCGGTTAGAGATGGGATGTTGGAAGCTGGGATTGACCCTTACAATGATTTCCGTTTGGATCATGTTTTGGGAACCAAAATAGGGGGTTCAACATTTGATAGCTTCGGTACAAGACATAGTTCAGCGGATCTCTTGAACTATGCAAACCCATCAAACATTAAGGTGGTGGTGCACGCCAGTGTGGAGAGGGTTCTGCTGGCATATTCATCCTCGTATTCTAATGCGAAGCAATCAGCTATTGGGGTGGTTTTTCGTGATCAAATGGGCCGGTACCACCATGCCATGGTGGTAAATGGTGGTGAGGTTTTGCTGTGTGCAGGGGCACTAGGCAGTCCTCAGCTCCTGCTGCTGAGTGGAGTCGGGCCAAGGCCTTATCTAGCTTCGTGGGGAATTCCAATTGCACACCACTCGCCGTATGTTGGTCAGTTTTTGTACGATAATCCCAGAAACGGTATCTCCATTGTGCCACCAAATCCACTTGATCATTCTCTTATTCAAGTTGTGGGTGTTACAAATCTAGGGGCTTATCTAGAGGCAGCATCAAATATAATCCCTTTTTCATCCCCTGCCCGACCGGTCTTCATAAGAAATCCTGGCACGTCTGTTTATCTCACTGTTGCCACTCTGATGGAAAAAATCATCGGGCCACTCTCTGCTGGTTCCCTAACATTGTCATCCACAGATGTGAGAGTGAATCCTACCGTCCGTTTCAATTACTTCAATAATCCTGGTGACCTTGAGAGGTGCGTGAATGGCACACGAAAAATTGGGGACATTTTGAGAAGCCGAGCTTTGGATGATTTTAAGTTCCACGAATGGTTTGGAACTAGAGAGTTTAGATACGTTGGGCCTGAATTGCCTGTTGATCAGTCAAACGATGGAGAGATGAGAGAGTTCTGCAGGCGTACGGTGAGCACCATATGGCACTACCATGGTGGATGCCTAGTGGGAAAGGTGATTGATAAGAATCTCAAAGTGATAGGAATTGATGGTCTCAGAGTTGTTGATGGTTCAATCTTTAATGTGTCACCTGGTACAAATCCTCAGGCTACTCTTCTGATGATGGGAAG GCATGTTGGTCTGAAGTTACTCAGGGAGCGGATGAGATAA
- the LOC140834897 gene encoding DNA-dependent metalloprotease WSS1-like encodes MDLNDLNKVWDVKPLKEVREDEAREILEKVAKQVQPIMRKRKWKVRVLSEFWPANPSLLGLNIGGGAEIKLRLRRPNNKWDFFPYAQIVDTMLHELCHNEYGPHNTDFYNLLDEIRKECEELMAKGVTGSGQGFDLPGRRLGGYSLQPPLSLLRDKARAAAETRVQREGLLSRGPKRLGGDSSIKAVLSPIQAAAMAAERRLHDDMWCGSKSVESEGSSKISEVPVTQGDRSAQTSFVEPISFPGRKDDVMWQCTTCTLLNQTLARTCGACGTPNNKDFGDYIEAKGLAVQILHPR; translated from the exons ATGGACCTCAATGATCTTAACAAAGTTTGGGACGTCAAGCCTCTTAAGGAAGTCCGGGAAGATGAAGCCAGGGAAATTCTGGAAAAGGTAGCGAAGCAAGTGCAACCCATCATGCGGAAAAGAAAGTGGAAAGTCAGGGTTCTTTCTGAGTTTTG GCCAGCGAATCCATCTCTTTTGGGGTTGAATATTGGAGGAGGTGCGGAGATTAAGTTGAGACTGCGCAGGCCGAACAATAAGTGGGATTTTTTCCCCTATGCGCAGATTGTCGACACCATGCTTCATGAGCTCTGTCACAACGAATATGGCCCTCATAATACTGATTTTTACAATCTTTTGGATGAAATTCGAAAG GAATGTGAAGAACTTATGGCCAAAGGCGTTACTGGCAGTGGGCAAGGATTTGATCTTCCGGGGAGAAGATTGGGTGGGTATTCTCTTCAGCCTCCTTTATCTTTGCTCCGTGATAAAGCTCGGGCTGCTGCAGAAACCAGAGTACAGCGTGAAGGTTTATTGTCTCGTGGGCCTAAACGCCTCGGTGGTGACAGCAGCATTAAGGCTGTACTAAGTCCAATCCAAGCAGCAGCAATGGCTGCAGAAAGAAGATTACATGATGATATGTGGTGCGGATCCAAATCAGTTGAGAGTGAGGGGTCCTCGAAAATCTCGGAAGTTCCTGTTACACAGGGTGATAGATCTGCTCAAACTTCATTTGTTGAACCCATATCCTTCCCAGGTAGAAAAGATGATGTGATGTGGCAGTGCACAACCTGCACCTTATTAAATCAG ACACTAGCTCGTACATGTGGAGCTTGTGGAACCCCAAATAACAAAGATTTTGGAGATTACATAGAAGCTAAAGGTCTGGCCGTGCAAATTTTGCACCCTAGATAA